A DNA window from Azotosporobacter soli contains the following coding sequences:
- a CDS encoding DUF1847 domain-containing protein — protein MKCAKCTHRKCYLEGQNCTKIGEEEVKGAYEGERFEIMKAAACTEGRFYNELTRLEETVEFCKFMGYKKIGLAFCIGLNQEAELIEKYFAKFFEVESVCCKVCGVGKDKLGLEQIKEGVHETMCNPVMQAKVLADNHAEFCVTVGLCVGHDALFNSACTTPVTCLVAKDRVLAHNPLGAVYSRYWRRKLGINPEGQV, from the coding sequence TTGAAATGTGCAAAATGTACTCACAGAAAATGTTATTTGGAAGGTCAAAACTGTACTAAAATCGGCGAGGAAGAAGTGAAGGGCGCCTATGAAGGCGAGCGTTTTGAAATCATGAAGGCGGCGGCCTGCACGGAAGGGCGCTTTTATAACGAGCTTACCCGCTTAGAGGAAACGGTTGAGTTTTGTAAATTCATGGGCTACAAAAAAATCGGCCTGGCTTTTTGCATTGGTCTCAATCAAGAAGCCGAATTGATCGAAAAATATTTTGCCAAGTTCTTTGAAGTCGAATCGGTCTGCTGCAAGGTCTGCGGCGTCGGCAAAGACAAGCTGGGCCTGGAACAAATTAAAGAAGGCGTGCACGAAACGATGTGCAATCCTGTGATGCAGGCGAAAGTTCTTGCAGACAACCATGCGGAATTTTGCGTCACGGTGGGCCTGTGCGTCGGACATGACGCACTGTTTAACAGCGCGTGCACGACGCCGGTTACCTGCCTCGTGGCAAAAGACAGAGTGCTGGCCCACAATCCGCTGGGCGCAGTGTATTCGCGCTACTGGCGTCGGAAACTCGGCATCAATCCCGAAGGACAAGTCTGA
- a CDS encoding MBL fold metallo-hydrolase produces MERSGMTLGFLTAFLTITLLLCNMNFAFAAGEEGGSLEGKKGRVLVGEIEVITLSDGVSQRATLQQAQLLQGDKDKIATRLEETYPSGQMEATVNAFLINTGSKLVLVDTGNGVKGKPLMGHVVDNLRAAGYQPEEIDEIYLTHMHPDHIGGLSSDGQRVFSNATLYVDKNEADYWLNASNLTTASETQKRTFQAVKEMLTPYLTAGKFNIFDGNTQLTPGISAKELFGHTPGHVAYVVESKGETLILWGDVIHVAAVQFENPAVTIAYDSDQENAAKVRQKILREAAKNNTLVGGAHLAFPGIGHVTSDGEEGFKFVPID; encoded by the coding sequence ATGGAACGATCGGGAATGACGCTCGGATTTTTGACGGCGTTTTTAACGATAACCTTGCTGCTCTGCAATATGAATTTTGCTTTTGCCGCTGGCGAGGAGGGCGGATCGCTTGAGGGCAAGAAAGGCCGTGTACTGGTTGGAGAGATAGAAGTGATTACGCTCTCGGACGGCGTCAGCCAACGTGCGACTCTGCAGCAAGCGCAACTGCTGCAAGGCGATAAGGATAAAATCGCCACGCGATTGGAAGAGACCTATCCAAGCGGCCAGATGGAGGCGACAGTAAATGCCTTTTTGATTAATACTGGCTCGAAGCTGGTGCTGGTTGATACGGGAAACGGGGTAAAAGGCAAGCCGCTGATGGGGCATGTCGTCGATAACTTACGCGCCGCCGGTTATCAGCCGGAGGAAATTGACGAGATTTATCTGACGCATATGCATCCGGATCATATCGGCGGCCTCTCAAGCGACGGACAGCGCGTCTTCAGCAATGCGACGCTTTACGTCGATAAAAACGAGGCGGATTACTGGTTGAACGCGAGCAATCTGACGACGGCTTCCGAGACGCAGAAAAGAACGTTTCAGGCGGTAAAAGAAATGCTTACGCCGTATCTGACTGCGGGGAAATTCAATATCTTTGACGGCAATACGCAGCTGACTCCCGGCATCAGCGCGAAAGAACTTTTCGGCCATACGCCTGGTCATGTCGCTTATGTTGTTGAAAGTAAAGGTGAGACGCTGATTTTGTGGGGCGATGTAATTCACGTCGCTGCGGTGCAGTTTGAAAATCCCGCAGTGACGATTGCCTACGACAGCGACCAAGAGAACGCTGCCAAAGTGCGGCAAAAGATTTTGCGTGAGGCTGCGAAGAATAATACGCTTGTCGGCGGCGCGCACCTCGCCTTTCCGGGCATTGGCCATGTGACAAGCGACGGCGAAGAAGGATTTAAATTTGTACCGATCGATTAA
- a CDS encoding MalY/PatB family protein — translation MMQHDFDELIDRKGTDCKKWDTYKDDVMPLWIADTDFKCPQPVIDAMLERVQHGVYGYPMNVKTFEQSIVNWQKKRFNWDVEVDWVEYTPAVIPAIVYAMRAFTNPGDNIVIQMPAYHPFHDIIPNNGRHILGNQLIRKDDGSYAIDFENLEELLSKKRTTMFLLCSPHNPVGKCFTREELSRISELCLKHNVFVVSDEIHSDIIYKGNRHIPFGSLSQAAADNCVVCVNPSKTFNIAGVRTGAVVIPNRHNHDRFYAPLEDNKAYGRTIFGTLPIEVAYNECDYYADQMLEYLEGNLAYLKKFVAERIPQIKIGNPQATYLIWLDCRELQLSPKELHAFFLEKAKVAMNEGSTFGPGGAGFMRMNIACPRSRLEEALTRIEAAVNS, via the coding sequence ATGATGCAGCATGATTTTGACGAACTGATCGATCGCAAGGGAACCGATTGTAAAAAGTGGGATACCTATAAGGACGATGTAATGCCGCTTTGGATTGCGGATACGGATTTCAAATGTCCGCAACCGGTGATTGATGCGATGCTGGAACGCGTACAACATGGCGTTTACGGCTATCCGATGAACGTCAAAACCTTTGAGCAGTCGATTGTTAACTGGCAAAAGAAGCGCTTTAATTGGGATGTGGAAGTGGACTGGGTCGAGTATACGCCTGCCGTTATTCCTGCAATCGTCTATGCGATGCGCGCCTTTACGAATCCGGGCGACAATATCGTAATTCAAATGCCGGCCTACCATCCGTTCCACGATATCATTCCCAATAACGGACGGCACATCCTGGGCAATCAGCTGATTCGCAAAGACGACGGCAGTTATGCGATCGACTTTGAAAATCTGGAAGAACTGCTGAGCAAAAAACGAACGACGATGTTTTTGCTTTGCAGTCCGCACAATCCTGTCGGCAAGTGTTTTACGCGCGAAGAGCTGAGCCGCATCTCGGAACTTTGCCTCAAGCATAATGTGTTCGTCGTGTCGGACGAAATTCATTCGGACATCATTTATAAAGGCAATCGGCATATTCCGTTCGGCAGTCTTTCGCAAGCAGCGGCGGATAACTGCGTGGTGTGTGTGAATCCAAGCAAGACGTTTAACATCGCCGGTGTGAGAACCGGAGCGGTCGTAATTCCGAATCGTCACAATCACGATCGTTTCTACGCGCCGCTCGAAGACAACAAAGCGTACGGCAGAACCATCTTCGGCACGCTGCCGATTGAAGTCGCGTACAATGAGTGCGACTACTACGCCGATCAAATGCTGGAGTATTTGGAAGGCAATCTGGCCTATCTTAAAAAATTCGTTGCGGAGCGCATCCCGCAAATTAAAATCGGCAACCCGCAAGCCACCTACCTCATTTGGCTCGACTGCCGGGAACTGCAGCTGTCGCCGAAAGAACTGCATGCCTTCTTCCTGGAAAAAGCAAAAGTCGCGATGAACGAAGGCTCGACGTTTGGCCCGGGCGGCGCCGGGTTTATGCGCATGAACATCGCCTGCCCTCGCTCTCGCCTGGAAGAAGCCCTGACGCGGATCGAAGCGGCCGTCAATAGCTAA
- a CDS encoding FadR/GntR family transcriptional regulator, whose product MKKFFVEEPLKKFTEDASDALYVQIVSRIQQLMREGHLKEGDKLPSERELAEMFSVSRVPVREALKVLEFLGAIRYVRGEGAFVKKIEMKRILHTLDFMMTNPADQLVNLFEAREAFEIQAVRLAAERRTAEDIEAMQQLLLEMEVLIASGKPVCDVSVKFHTAVIAAAHNEVINEVNEFLSDLLSYSRQKSLSDVTRHVTSLQYHQQILRHIIEKDAAAAVLTMQEHLSNAQIAIQKMLQEEKKN is encoded by the coding sequence ATGAAGAAATTTTTTGTAGAAGAACCATTAAAAAAATTCACCGAAGACGCGTCGGATGCGCTCTATGTGCAAATTGTCAGCCGCATTCAGCAGCTTATGCGCGAAGGCCATTTGAAAGAAGGAGATAAGTTGCCTTCGGAGCGAGAATTGGCCGAAATGTTTAGCGTGAGTCGCGTCCCGGTAAGGGAAGCGTTAAAGGTGCTGGAATTTCTCGGCGCGATCCGTTATGTACGGGGCGAAGGCGCTTTCGTGAAAAAAATTGAAATGAAGCGGATCTTGCATACGCTTGATTTTATGATGACCAACCCGGCCGATCAACTGGTGAATTTGTTCGAAGCGCGTGAAGCGTTTGAAATTCAGGCGGTTCGTCTGGCTGCAGAGCGAAGAACCGCAGAGGATATTGAGGCGATGCAGCAATTGCTGTTGGAGATGGAAGTCTTGATTGCCTCCGGCAAGCCGGTCTGTGATGTGTCAGTCAAATTTCATACGGCGGTTATCGCAGCGGCGCATAATGAAGTGATCAACGAGGTTAACGAATTTTTATCGGACTTGCTGAGTTATTCGCGGCAAAAATCGTTGAGCGACGTTACGCGACACGTGACTTCATTGCAGTATCATCAACAAATTCTACGGCATATTATCGAAAAAGATGCTGCGGCGGCAGTATTAACGATGCAAGAGCATTTGAGCAATGCGCAAATTGCGATTCAAAAAATGCTGCAGGAGGAAAAGAAAAACTAA
- the dcuC gene encoding C4-dicarboxylate transporter DcuC, whose protein sequence is MGIIISILVVAWVVYMIIKKHYPQAVLLIAGITLTMAAYFIGNPILSAKESSGSAFLDVFHTLNVLLSSRVAGLGLTIMSIAGFARYMEYIGASKSLFAVVASPLKHIRSPYILLVLSFFLSQFLVLFIPSHAGLGLLLMVMLYPILIRAGVSKLSALGVIGCAQYMDVGPGSGNAILAANICKLDPAVYFVTYQLPIFVVTTLLLGITHYFVQKWWDKKEGFTGNDALADFAEEDETRPPLIYAILPIIPMLFILGFSPLFHSKIKMDVVTAMFLSTFISMAFEYVRTRDIRATLQSLKYLYEGMGNSFATVVTLIVAGEVFAGGLTKIGAVDALTSGAQNLGLGIHGLIILFCIVIAGCAFLMGSGNAAFFSFAALAPKIAATLKIEVITLLLPMQIMTSFGRVVSPITAAIVAIAGVAGVSPVQVVKRTAIPMLVAAIINVAFIFINS, encoded by the coding sequence ATGGGTATTATCATTTCAATTTTAGTGGTTGCCTGGGTCGTGTATATGATCATAAAAAAACACTATCCGCAAGCGGTTCTTTTGATTGCCGGGATAACCCTGACTATGGCCGCTTATTTTATTGGTAATCCGATACTGTCTGCGAAAGAATCGTCCGGTTCCGCGTTTCTCGATGTTTTTCATACATTAAACGTGCTGCTAAGTTCACGCGTTGCCGGTCTTGGCCTGACGATCATGTCGATTGCCGGTTTTGCCAGGTATATGGAGTACATTGGCGCAAGCAAGTCGTTGTTTGCGGTGGTTGCGTCGCCGTTAAAACACATCAGGTCGCCGTATATTCTGCTTGTCCTCAGTTTTTTCTTAAGCCAGTTCCTGGTGCTCTTTATTCCGAGTCATGCCGGGCTTGGCTTGCTCTTAATGGTGATGTTGTATCCTATTTTGATCCGCGCTGGCGTCAGCAAATTATCGGCTTTGGGAGTGATTGGCTGCGCACAGTATATGGATGTCGGCCCCGGTTCGGGCAATGCGATTCTGGCGGCCAACATCTGCAAGCTGGATCCGGCGGTATATTTCGTTACTTATCAGCTGCCGATCTTCGTCGTGACGACGCTGCTTCTCGGCATTACGCATTATTTCGTGCAAAAGTGGTGGGACAAGAAAGAAGGCTTTACCGGCAATGACGCGCTGGCTGATTTTGCCGAAGAAGATGAAACGCGTCCGCCGCTCATTTATGCGATTCTGCCGATTATTCCGATGCTCTTCATTCTTGGTTTCAGCCCGCTTTTTCACAGTAAAATCAAGATGGACGTCGTCACCGCGATGTTTTTGAGTACCTTCATCAGCATGGCGTTCGAGTATGTACGTACGCGCGACATTCGCGCTACGCTGCAAAGTTTGAAATACTTATATGAAGGCATGGGCAACAGCTTCGCCACGGTGGTAACCTTAATCGTGGCCGGTGAAGTGTTTGCCGGCGGCCTGACGAAAATCGGCGCAGTCGATGCGCTGACGTCAGGCGCACAAAACTTGGGTCTTGGCATTCATGGGCTGATTATCCTGTTCTGCATTGTCATTGCCGGTTGTGCGTTTTTGATGGGATCAGGCAATGCGGCGTTCTTCTCGTTTGCGGCGCTTGCGCCTAAAATTGCTGCGACGCTTAAGATCGAGGTCATCACGCTGCTCCTGCCGATGCAGATTATGACAAGCTTTGGCCGCGTCGTATCGCCGATCACCGCGGCGATCGTCGCCATTGCCGGTGTGGCGGGGGTATCCCCGGTTCAGGTCGTAAAGAGAACGGCTATCCCTATGCTGGTCGCCGCGATAATTAACGTGGCATTTATCTTTATCAATTCATAA